A stretch of DNA from Azospirillaceae bacterium:
CCACAGCACCTTGTCGGGGTGAGTGAACCGGATTCCGTCGATCAGAACGGACTCCGCGTCGCCAAGCTGGACAGCCACAATTCCCCCCTTCGTCATTGCGCACGAATACAACACTCGGCCGCCTAACGTGGTCGCTCGCACCGTGCGCCGCCAGAGGAAAGTGCCTCCGAATCCGTCCTTAACGCCCCCTTTCAAGCCTCGAGGAAAGGTGCGCGCGAACCGCTGGCCATTCGGACGCGATGATGCTGTAGACGCACGTGTCGCGGAGCGTGCCGTTCCGCGCCCGCTGGTGGCTGCGCAAGACCCCGTCCAGCTTGGCCCCCAACCGTTCAATCGCACGCCGGCTTTGATGGTTGAAGAAGTGGGTCCGGAACTCCACCGCCAGACAGTCGAGGTGGTCGAACGCGTGGGCCAGGAGAAGAAGCTTCGCTTCCGTGTTCAGCGCCGTTCGTTGAACGCTCTGCGCATACCATGTCGATCCGATCTCGACGCGGGGACCAGCGACGTCGATGTTCATATAGGTGGTCATCCCCACGATGCGGCCGCTTGGCCGCTGGACGACCGTGAAGGGCAGCATGGAGCCCGCCGCCTGCAGGGCGAGCCTACGTTCGATCTCAGCCTCCATGTGGTCGGGGGCCGGGATGTTCGTATACCAGAGCTGCCAGAGATCCCCGTCGCTTACGGCTGCCGCAAGGCCGTCCCTGTGGTCCATGGAAAGGGGGACCAATTCGACGTGGTGCCCGGTCAGCGTCGTCGGTCGAATCCGGCTGGTCGGTGTCTCAACCATCTGAAGACCTGCTGGAATTTGGGGCCTTTGTTGAGGCGTTCGGCGGTTCAAGTGCCTGACGGTTCATCCCTTACCCCCGGATTCCGGCCCGGTTCCATAAACGACCGCCTTACACCGAGAGGTACTGGGATTTGACCGCGTCGTCGGCCATGAGTTCGCCAAGGGTGCCCTGGTAGCGGATACGCCCCTTTTCGATGATGTAGGCGCGGTCCGACACCGCGCGGGCGAACCGCAGGTTCTGCTCGGACAACAGGATGGCAAGCCCCTCCCGCTTCAGGGCGAGGATCGTCCGGGCCATCTGCTCGACCACCACCGGGGCCAACCCTTCCGAGGGTTCGTCCAGAAGCAGAAGGCGCGGGTTTCCCATCAATGTACGGGCGATGGCCAGCATCTGCTGCTCACCACCGGACATGCGCCCGCCCGGCCGGTCGCGCATCGCGGCCAAATTGGGGAACAGCTCGAACAGCCGCCCGGGCGTCCAGGCCGGAACACCGGGGCGGGGTGCCCGGCGCCCGACCTCCAGGTTCTCGGCCACGCTGAGATCGGCGAAGATGCGCCGCTCCTCGGGCACATAGCCGATGCCGGCACGCGCGATCTCGTAGGGTTCGAGTCCGGCCAGGTCGCGTCCGTCGAACAGGATCCGGCCCCGGGCGGGCGGAACCAGCCCCATCACCGCCTTCATCGTGGTGGATTTGCCGGCACCGTTGCGGCCCAGCAGGACCGCCACCTCGCCCGGCCGTACATCGAACGCGACGTTGGCCAAAACCCGGGCACGCCCGTAGTAGGCGTCCAACCCTTCCACGGAGAGCATCAGGCGGCCTCCCCGTCGAGGCCGCCGGCCCCCAGATAGACCGCCTGAACCATGGGATTGGCGCGCACGGCTTCGGGCGGCCCCTCGGCAACCAGGCGGCCGCGGTCGAGCACGAGGACGCGGCGGGCATGGGTGAAGACCACATCCATGTCGTGTTCGGTGAACAGGACGGCGACCCGGTCCCGTTCGGCGAAACCGGCGACCAAACGCATCAGGGACGCGCGCTCCTGCGGCGCCATGCCGGCGGTGGGCTCGTCCATCAGCAGCAGCCGCGGCCGGTGCGCGACCGCCACCGCCAACTCCAACCGCTTCAGGTCGCCGTAGGCCAGCACACCGCAGGGCCGGTCCGCCTGTGCAACCATGTCCACCTGGGCCAGAAGCGCATCGGCCTCGTCCACGTACAATTCGCGCGCCGGAACCCAGGGCGACCACAATCGCCGCCTGTGGGACAGCAACGCCATCTGCACATTCTCGCGCACCGTCATCGAGGCGAAGGTCGCCGTCACTTGGAACGTCCGCCCCACCCCCATCCGCCACACCTTGCGCGGTGGCAGCCCCGTGACGTCGCGGCCGTTCAGCAGGATCCGCCCCGTGTCCGGCCGCAATTGACCGTTCAGCATGTTGAAGCAGGTGCTCTTGCCGGCACCGTTGGGTCCGATCAGGGCCACCACCTCGCCTTCGGCCACGGCAAAACCGACCCCGTCCACCGCACGTACGCCGCCGAAGGCCTTGGCAAGCCCCTGCGCCTCCAGAACGGGTGTCACGTTGCGGCTCCCCCGGATGCGTCCCTGGCCGGCGCCCCTCCACGCCGGCGATCCCATGCCAACCGCACCGCTCCGGCGATGCCCGCCGGGAAGGCCAGCACCAATCCGAGGATGGCCAGCCCAAGGACAAGGCGCCAATAGTCCGTCAGCCGGGCCAACTGCTCCTGCAGGCCCGTATAGGCGACGGCGCCCACGATCGGGCCCGTCACCGTTTGCACCCCGCCCAGCAGCACCATCAGCAAGGCGTCGACCGACCGCGGAATGCCCATGGCCGTCGGGAAGACGCTCCCCTTCGAATAGGCGAACAGCCCGCCGGCGATCCCGGCCATCACCGCCGCCACGGCAAACGCCGCCCATTGCACCCGCGGCACATGGATGCCCAGCGCCTCGGCCCGCAGCGGGCTGTCCCGTCCGGACCGCAGGGCATAGCCGAACGGGGCGTGGATCATGCGTCGCAGCAGCAAGGTTCCGGCCAGGCAAAGGGCCAGCGCAAGGTAGTAGTAGACGAGCTTGCCGGCCGCCCAGGACGACGGCCACACGCCCAGGATGCCATTGTCCCCGCCCGTGACCTCGGCCCATTGGAATGCGACCGACCACGCGATCTGGGCAAAGGCCAGCGTCAGCATCGCCATGTAGACGCCGGACAGCCGCACACAGAACCACCCGAACACGATGCCCGCGAGTCCGGCGGCCAATGGAGCGGCGGCGAGGCCGACCGCCATGGGGGCCTGCAGATGCTTCGCCACGAGCGCCGCGCCATAGGCGCCCATGCCGAAATAGGCGGCATGCCCGAACGACGCCATCCCGCCCGGCCCCATGATGAAGTGCAGGCTGGCGGCGAACAGGACGAAGACCGCCATGTCCGTCAGGACCACCTGCGCATAATCGCTGGCGAACGGTGGAACCAGGACCGCCAACGCCAGGGCGGCAAGACCGGCCATCCGCAAGGCCCGCGGCGCCGGTCGAACGACCCGCTCGCCACCCCCGCCGGCTTCGGCCCGCGCGGCGGTCGCCGGCGCCCCCAGCAGGCCATGCGGGCGGACCACCAGCACCACCGCCATCACAAGGAACACCAGGACCAGGGTGATCTTCGGGAACAGCAGGATGCCGAAGGCGTGCATCTGCCCGATCAGCAGGGCTGCAAGGTAGGCGCCCGGAATGCTGCCGAGCCCGCCCACCACCACGACCACGAAGGCCTCGGTGATCGCCGCCATGTCCATGTGCAGGGTCACGGCCTCGCGCGGAAGCTGGAGCGCCCCGCCCAGTCCCGCCAGCACCGAGCCCAGGGCGAAGACCGAGGTGAACAGCCACCGCTGGTTCACGCCAAGCGCCCCCACCATCTCGCGGTCGAGGGTCGCCGCGCGCACCAGCGTGCCCCAGCGGGTCCGGCGCATCAGTAGCCACAAGAGGCCCAGGACCACCGGACCGACGAGGATCAGGAACAGCTCATAGCGCGGAAAACGCAGCCCGAAGACGTCGACCGCGCCGCGCAGACCGGGCGCGCGTGGCCCCAACAGGTCCTGCGGCCCCCAAATCCAAAGCGCCAGATCCTGGATGACCAGGACCAGGCCGAAGGTGGCGAGCAATTGGAAAAGCTCGGGCGCACGGTAGATCCGCCGCAGCACGGCCATCTCCACCGCGGCTCCGATCGCCCCGACGGCCAGGGCCCCGCCCAGGACGGCCCCCCAGAAGCGCAGGTGCCCCCCCGCCGGCTCGACCGGAAGGACCTGCGCCAGCGTCCACGCCAGGTAGGCCCCCAGCATGTAGAAGGACCCGTGGGCGAAGTTCACCACACGGGTCACACCGAAGATGATGCTGAGCCCGGACGCAATCAGGAACAGGGACGACGCACTGGCGAGCCCGTTCAACGCCTGGACGAAGACGAACTCCATGCCGGCAACGGGCGTCAGGCGCCCTGCGGCCGGAGTTGGCGAACCGCCTCGTCGGGCGGCAGATAGGACCGGCCGTCGGCATAGCGCCAATCCACCATCACGCCCCCTCCGCCCTTCAGCGCGGTGCGGCCGACGAAGGCCCCCATGGTGGACTGATGGTCGATCGACCGGAACTCGATTCCGCCGAATACGCCTTCGAAACGCACGCCGCGGAACGCCTCGACCAACTTCTCCGTCTCGGTCGTCCCCGCCTTGCGCAGGGCGGCGGCGATGGCCTGGACCGTGTCGTAGCCGACGACCGAGCCCAACCGCGGATGATCCTTGTGGGCCTGGCGGTACGCGTCCCGGAACCGGGCATGGACCGGCGTTTCCAGATCCCGCCAGGGATAGCCGGTGACGATCCAGCCTTCCGGCGCCTCTTCGCCCAATGGCTCCAGATACTCGGGTTCGCCGGTCAACAGGCTGACCACCTGCCGGCCCTCGAACAGGCCGCGGGTGTTCCCCTGGCGCACGAAGCTGGTCAGGTCGGCCCCGAAGGTGACGTTGAAGATCGCCTCGGGATTGGCCGCCGCGAGCGCCTGCACCGTGGCGCCCGCGTCTATCCGGCCGAGGGCCGGGAACTGTTCGGCCACGAACTGGACGTCGGGCTTCGCACGGAACAGGAGTTCCTTGAACCAGCGCACGGCCGACTGGCCGTATTCGTAGTTGGGCGCCACCACCGCCCAGCGGCGGGCCGGCAGCTTGGCCGCCTCCTCCACCAGCATGGCGGCCTGCATATAGGTCGAAGCCCGCAGGCGGAAGGTGTAGCGGTTTCCCTTCGACCAGACGAGCGCGTCGGTCAACGGTTCGGATGCAACGAACAGGCGCTTGTTCTGGTTGGCGAAGTCGGACAGGGCGAGCCCGACGTTCGACAGGTAGGCGCCGGCCAGGATGTCCACCCGCTCGGCGCCGATCAGTTCACCCGCGAAGCGGACTGCGTCCTCGGGGCGGCCACCGTCGTCCCGGAACACGGTTTCCAACGGCCGTCCAAGGACGCCGCCGGCGGCGTTGATCTGGGCCTGGGCCAACAGCCAGCCGTTGCGGTACGGCTGCAGGAACGCGGGTTGCGCCGTGTAGCTGTTGACCTCGCCGATGCGGATCGGCGCGGGTTGCGCCCGCACGACCGCAGGTGCCGCCAGGGCCGCAGCCCCGCCCGCGAGAAACGACCTGCGCCGGATCAGGGATTTCATGATGGCACTGCTCCACGCGATGCGTCCGATACTCGGACGCCTGCTGTGCCACACATAAGGCGCGGGCGCCACAGGTACGCGACGCCCGGCATCCACCCGCGGCACGGTTTGCGAAGCGGAATCGGCCGGTCTCAGAAATCGACCGGCCCCGACGGTCCGCCCAACCGCCAGCCGTCCCGGCCGGCGGACCGGCCGCGGAAATCAGGTCCCCATGGCTCCGGGGCAGGCCCGAACCCCTCGGACTGCGGAACGACGGCCAGGGCTCGTTTGGCACGTGCCAAGCATTCGGCGCAGGGCCGCGCACGGCACAGCGGATCATCCGCGCGGTCGCAAATCGCGGCAGCGACCCGTCGCTCGAGGGCCGTGGCGGACTCGGCCGCCGGTGCGCCCGCACGCATCGCAGCGTTCATGCGACGCCTCCATTCCAATACAGGGTGGGAGTCCAACAAGGGCAGGCCTGCAACGGCCCGTTCGAACCATGCGGAGACTTCTTCCGGCTTTGGGCCGAACCGTCACGGCCGCCCGACACCATTGCGGTTCAGGAGGCGACCCCGGCGCCGGTACCGCCGGGGTCTGGACGGACACGCGATCATTGCTCACGCGTCCGCCGATGCGGACGGGTGGATTGGTTTTCAGGCAGCCAGCACCGGGGTGCCGCGCTGGTCGGAACCGACGCCGTTGTTCAGTGCCCAGATGGCTGCCTGGGTGCGATTGCTGCACCCGATCTTGCGCAGCAGGCTCTTCAGGTGAACCTTCACCGTCGCCTCGGTGATGTCGAGGTCGATGGCGATCTTCTTATTGCTGTGGCCCTTCACCAGACCTTCCAGGATCTGGGTCTCGCGGCCGGACAGGCCACGCGGCGTGCGGGTCCCGACCACCGGCTCCGGGCGACGGAGCAGGATTTCGGTCACATCCGGCGGCAGCACCTTTTCGCCGATCATGACCAACCGCAGGCTCTGGGCGACGGCCTCGGGCGAGCGGTCCTTGGACACGAAGCCGTCCACGCCGGCTTCCAGCGCACCGACGATCCGGTCGGCATCCAGCGTGTTCGCCAGATGCACGATGCGCGCCGACGGGGCGGCCTCACGCAGGGCGCGGATGCCACCGACGATCGTTTGCAGATCGGCGGCATCGAACAGGATGAGATCCACCGTCACTCCCTGCTGCAGCGTCGCGAGCGCGTCCTGGTAGCGGGCAGCCTCGATGACAATCTCGAATTCCGGCCGGGGCAGCAGATGCCGGAACCCCTGGCGGAAAAGCGTGCTGCTGTCGATCAGCATGACAGATACCGTCCGCATCAATCACCTCCATCGTTCGTGATGCGCTGGCATTGTGCTCGTGCGAACGGCGCCGACAATCTGGACGATGCGCAGATTTCGATGCGCATTCCGGCTAGGTATATGCCATTGGCATGGCCAAGGGTCGTATGCCCGTCGTAGGTCCCGGAGGACCGGCGGCTCCCGATCTAAAGTAGGCAATTAGGTGCAGACCTCGCCTTTTCGAGCAATCATACCGTCGTGATCCCCCCTTTCGGACATGCGCATCGGTCATCCCCTTGATCCGGCTCGCCCGTTGGAAGGCGGCCGGGGACGCTCCACCGGAAACCGATTGGTTAACCCCTGCGGGCGATTCCCGGAGCGGCCCCTTCCCGAGCCCACCGCCGTGGATCCCGCCAACTCCTTGGGAAGGCTTGAAATCCCACGGCACCCCGGTTCCAGGCCACAATGTGTGTCCCTGAAGCAACACTCGTTGGCACATCGGCATCTTTGGAGTGCATCGCTTGCGCCGCGCCCCTTGGAGCGAGGGCCCGCCTCGTGTATCGCCGTTCCGGGAGGTCATCCCGGCATCTAACGGAGGACAGCCGTGAACAAGGGCGAATTCATCTCTGCGGTCGCGGAGAAGGCTGGCATGTCGAAGGCGGACGCGACGAAGGCGGTCGATGCCGTCATCGACGTGATTGGCAGCGCCATGAAGAAGGGCGAGGAGGTTCGCCTCGTCGGTTTCGGGACCTTCTCGGTGAAGGACACCCCGGCGCGCACGGGCCGCAACCCGCGCACCGGTGAGGAAATCAAGATTCCGGCCGGCAAGGCTGTGAAGTTCAAGCCGGGCGCCCAGCTGTCGGCTTGATGCCTCGGGTCCGGGCTGCCGGAGCGGCCGGAACGCCGCACTGACTTCCTCGGATTTTGAGCAAGACTCGTAAAG
This window harbors:
- a CDS encoding GNAT family protein produces the protein MVETPTSRIRPTTLTGHHVELVPLSMDHRDGLAAAVSDGDLWQLWYTNIPAPDHMEAEIERRLALQAAGSMLPFTVVQRPSGRIVGMTTYMNIDVAGPRVEIGSTWYAQSVQRTALNTEAKLLLLAHAFDHLDCLAVEFRTHFFNHQSRRAIERLGAKLDGVLRSHQRARNGTLRDTCVYSIIASEWPAVRAHLSSRLERGR
- a CDS encoding ABC transporter ATP-binding protein; the protein is MLSVEGLDAYYGRARVLANVAFDVRPGEVAVLLGRNGAGKSTTMKAVMGLVPPARGRILFDGRDLAGLEPYEIARAGIGYVPEERRIFADLSVAENLEVGRRAPRPGVPAWTPGRLFELFPNLAAMRDRPGGRMSGGEQQMLAIARTLMGNPRLLLLDEPSEGLAPVVVEQMARTILALKREGLAILLSEQNLRFARAVSDRAYIIEKGRIRYQGTLGELMADDAVKSQYLSV
- a CDS encoding ABC transporter ATP-binding protein, translated to MTPVLEAQGLAKAFGGVRAVDGVGFAVAEGEVVALIGPNGAGKSTCFNMLNGQLRPDTGRILLNGRDVTGLPPRKVWRMGVGRTFQVTATFASMTVRENVQMALLSHRRRLWSPWVPARELYVDEADALLAQVDMVAQADRPCGVLAYGDLKRLELAVAVAHRPRLLLMDEPTAGMAPQERASLMRLVAGFAERDRVAVLFTEHDMDVVFTHARRVLVLDRGRLVAEGPPEAVRANPMVQAVYLGAGGLDGEAA
- a CDS encoding ABC transporter permease; protein product: MEFVFVQALNGLASASSLFLIASGLSIIFGVTRVVNFAHGSFYMLGAYLAWTLAQVLPVEPAGGHLRFWGAVLGGALAVGAIGAAVEMAVLRRIYRAPELFQLLATFGLVLVIQDLALWIWGPQDLLGPRAPGLRGAVDVFGLRFPRYELFLILVGPVVLGLLWLLMRRTRWGTLVRAATLDREMVGALGVNQRWLFTSVFALGSVLAGLGGALQLPREAVTLHMDMAAITEAFVVVVVGGLGSIPGAYLAALLIGQMHAFGILLFPKITLVLVFLVMAVVLVVRPHGLLGAPATAARAEAGGGGERVVRPAPRALRMAGLAALALAVLVPPFASDYAQVVLTDMAVFVLFAASLHFIMGPGGMASFGHAAYFGMGAYGAALVAKHLQAPMAVGLAAAPLAAGLAGIVFGWFCVRLSGVYMAMLTLAFAQIAWSVAFQWAEVTGGDNGILGVWPSSWAAGKLVYYYLALALCLAGTLLLRRMIHAPFGYALRSGRDSPLRAEALGIHVPRVQWAAFAVAAVMAGIAGGLFAYSKGSVFPTAMGIPRSVDALLMVLLGGVQTVTGPIVGAVAYTGLQEQLARLTDYWRLVLGLAILGLVLAFPAGIAGAVRLAWDRRRGGAPARDASGGAAT
- a CDS encoding ABC transporter substrate-binding protein, encoding MKSLIRRRSFLAGGAAALAAPAVVRAQPAPIRIGEVNSYTAQPAFLQPYRNGWLLAQAQINAAGGVLGRPLETVFRDDGGRPEDAVRFAGELIGAERVDILAGAYLSNVGLALSDFANQNKRLFVASEPLTDALVWSKGNRYTFRLRASTYMQAAMLVEEAAKLPARRWAVVAPNYEYGQSAVRWFKELLFRAKPDVQFVAEQFPALGRIDAGATVQALAAANPEAIFNVTFGADLTSFVRQGNTRGLFEGRQVVSLLTGEPEYLEPLGEEAPEGWIVTGYPWRDLETPVHARFRDAYRQAHKDHPRLGSVVGYDTVQAIAAALRKAGTTETEKLVEAFRGVRFEGVFGGIEFRSIDHQSTMGAFVGRTALKGGGGVMVDWRYADGRSYLPPDEAVRQLRPQGA
- a CDS encoding response regulator transcription factor produces the protein MRTVSVMLIDSSTLFRQGFRHLLPRPEFEIVIEAARYQDALATLQQGVTVDLILFDAADLQTIVGGIRALREAAPSARIVHLANTLDADRIVGALEAGVDGFVSKDRSPEAVAQSLRLVMIGEKVLPPDVTEILLRRPEPVVGTRTPRGLSGRETQILEGLVKGHSNKKIAIDLDITEATVKVHLKSLLRKIGCSNRTQAAIWALNNGVGSDQRGTPVLAA
- a CDS encoding HU family DNA-binding protein; translated protein: MNKGEFISAVAEKAGMSKADATKAVDAVIDVIGSAMKKGEEVRLVGFGTFSVKDTPARTGRNPRTGEEIKIPAGKAVKFKPGAQLSA